Proteins found in one Litorihabitans aurantiacus genomic segment:
- a CDS encoding MFS transporter, whose translation MTAPAATHPGSADRSPRRPLGRPFAAQLGSTSLANLGDGVLVTLVPLVALGLTSSPFQISLLAAATWLPWLLLGITAGVVIDRVDRRRAQIGALLARAVLLAVAALVVATGHLTVPVLVALVLAHGVTEVLADLGASAILPDLVPSDRLAAANGRVLGAQQVANSFLGSPLAGALLVVGAGVGFGVAAALAALAALTLALGLRGRFGRASVPDGAATSATPTTSALAEVREGLAFLVRHRALRPLVLTAGVLNMASTGYFAVFVLWVVGPGSAVGLRESHYPLLLVTLATGAVLGSLLAERAERRFGAVRTMRTTLTATVVLMLVPLVWPAGPAIAVALFVMGLLTTAGNVISMSLRQRLVPRSMLGRVGGAGRTLAYGLMPVGALLGGTVAERWSLEATFVGAVVISLAACTYLAATVRPAGVARLLADAEQPAAAPVPR comes from the coding sequence ATGACCGCACCCGCCGCGACGCACCCCGGATCCGCCGACCGCTCGCCGCGGCGTCCGCTCGGTCGCCCCTTCGCCGCCCAGCTCGGGTCCACCTCCCTCGCGAACCTGGGCGACGGCGTCCTGGTCACCCTGGTCCCGCTCGTCGCCCTGGGCCTGACCTCCTCGCCGTTCCAGATCAGCCTGCTCGCCGCCGCGACGTGGCTGCCGTGGCTCCTGCTCGGGATCACCGCCGGCGTCGTGATCGACCGCGTCGACCGCCGGCGGGCGCAGATCGGTGCGCTCCTCGCGCGGGCGGTGCTGCTCGCCGTCGCCGCCCTCGTCGTGGCGACCGGCCACCTCACCGTGCCGGTGCTCGTCGCGCTGGTGCTCGCCCACGGAGTCACGGAGGTGCTCGCCGACCTCGGCGCGAGCGCGATCCTGCCCGACCTCGTGCCCTCGGACCGGCTCGCCGCCGCGAACGGTCGGGTGCTCGGCGCGCAGCAGGTCGCGAACAGCTTCCTCGGGTCACCGCTCGCCGGTGCGCTGCTGGTCGTCGGCGCGGGGGTGGGATTCGGGGTCGCAGCGGCCCTGGCGGCGCTCGCCGCGCTGACGCTCGCGCTGGGTCTGCGCGGGCGCTTCGGTCGGGCGTCGGTTCCCGACGGCGCAGCCACCTCCGCCACGCCCACGACGTCGGCCCTCGCGGAGGTCCGGGAGGGGCTCGCCTTCCTCGTCCGCCACCGCGCGCTCCGGCCGCTCGTCCTCACCGCGGGGGTGCTGAACATGGCGAGCACCGGCTACTTCGCCGTGTTCGTGCTCTGGGTGGTCGGGCCGGGTTCGGCCGTCGGGCTCCGCGAAAGCCACTACCCGCTGCTCCTCGTGACCCTGGCGACCGGGGCCGTGCTCGGATCGCTCCTGGCGGAGCGGGCGGAGCGCCGGTTCGGGGCGGTGCGGACGATGCGCACCACGCTGACCGCGACGGTCGTGCTCATGCTCGTGCCGCTGGTGTGGCCGGCCGGCCCGGCGATCGCCGTCGCCCTGTTCGTGATGGGCCTGCTGACCACCGCGGGCAACGTCATCTCGATGTCGCTGCGGCAGCGGCTGGTCCCCCGGTCGATGCTGGGTCGGGTGGGCGGTGCGGGACGCACGCTGGCGTACGGGCTGATGCCGGTCGGGGCGCTGCTGGGCGGCACGGTCGCCGAGCGGTGGTCGCTCGAGGCGACATTCGTCGGCGCCGTCGTCATCAGCCTCGCGGCGTGCACTTACCTGGCCGCGACGGTCCGCCCGGCCGGGGTGGCGCGCCTGCTCGCGGACGCCGAGCAGCCGGCCGCCGCTCCGGTTCCTCGCTGA
- a CDS encoding acetamidase/formamidase family protein: protein MSVLQPHEGEIPGEHYLPATPEHVLWGRLPCGADTPVLRVRSGASVTIDTVSHEGLLPDQGSDPVAFFAGHGVAREDVLTDAIAIVDQVSRDGDHDGPHVVTGPILVEGAQPGDVLSLTVERLQPRVPYGVISNRHGRGALPGELPRGGATVSVFSPVQERADGAVATLPLHDGGAHVVAYPLAPFLGTMGVATAGDHRAHSVPPGAHGGNIDVKLLVEGTQLHLPVQVAGALAYVGDPHFAQGDGEVALTALEASLRATVRLDVVPAAEARARFGELDGPLVETPEHLVPTGLSADLDEAVRRCVRASLRLIQARWGMAEHLAYAYLSAATDLDISQVVDLVCGVHARIRKADFAEVERG from the coding sequence GTGAGCGTCCTGCAGCCGCACGAGGGCGAGATCCCCGGAGAGCACTACCTCCCCGCCACCCCCGAGCACGTGCTGTGGGGCCGGCTCCCGTGCGGCGCCGACACCCCGGTCCTCCGCGTCCGATCCGGTGCGAGCGTCACGATCGACACCGTCAGCCACGAGGGCCTGCTGCCCGACCAGGGCTCCGACCCCGTCGCGTTCTTCGCGGGGCACGGCGTGGCGCGCGAGGACGTCCTCACCGACGCGATCGCGATCGTGGACCAGGTCTCGCGCGACGGCGATCACGACGGCCCGCACGTCGTCACCGGCCCGATCCTGGTCGAGGGCGCCCAGCCCGGCGACGTCCTGAGCCTCACCGTCGAGCGCCTCCAGCCGCGCGTGCCCTACGGCGTCATCTCCAACCGGCACGGCCGCGGCGCGCTCCCGGGCGAGCTGCCCCGCGGCGGCGCCACGGTGAGCGTGTTCTCGCCGGTGCAGGAGCGGGCGGACGGCGCCGTCGCCACCCTCCCGCTGCACGACGGCGGCGCGCACGTCGTCGCCTACCCCCTCGCCCCGTTCCTGGGCACGATGGGCGTCGCGACGGCGGGCGATCACCGCGCGCACTCCGTCCCGCCCGGGGCGCACGGCGGCAACATCGACGTGAAGCTGCTGGTCGAGGGGACGCAGCTGCACCTCCCGGTCCAGGTGGCGGGGGCGCTCGCCTACGTCGGCGACCCGCACTTCGCGCAGGGCGACGGCGAGGTCGCGCTCACCGCGCTCGAGGCGTCGCTGCGCGCGACGGTGCGCCTCGACGTCGTGCCCGCCGCCGAGGCCCGCGCGCGGTTCGGCGAGCTCGACGGCCCGCTGGTGGAGACGCCCGAGCACCTCGTGCCGACCGGGCTCAGCGCGGACCTCGACGAGGCGGTGCGCCGGTGCGTGCGCGCGTCGCTCCGCCTGATCCAGGCCCGTTGGGGCATGGCGGAGCACCTCGCCTACGCCTACCTCTCGGCCGCCACGGACCTCGACATCTCGCAGGTGGTCGACCTCGTGTGCGGCGTGCACGCGCGGATCCGGAAGGCGGACTTCGCGGAGGTGGAGCGTGGCTGA
- the uraD gene encoding 2-oxo-4-hydroxy-4-carboxy-5-ureidoimidazoline decarboxylase: MRIEEFDAQSPSDAAAVVAVWAAVPAWVEEVVAGRPYGTRAALLARADAVARTWGEAELDVALADHPRIGDRHPGEGASAQASRGEQASVAGAGDDVAASIAEANAAYEARFGRVFLVRAAGRTPEEILAQARQRLANDDAAEVAEALDQLREIALLRLTSAIEEDR; this comes from the coding sequence GTGAGGATCGAGGAGTTCGACGCGCAGTCGCCGTCCGACGCCGCCGCGGTGGTGGCCGTGTGGGCGGCCGTCCCGGCGTGGGTCGAGGAGGTCGTGGCGGGGAGGCCGTACGGCACGCGGGCGGCGCTGCTCGCGCGCGCCGACGCGGTGGCGAGGACGTGGGGGGAGGCGGAGCTCGACGTCGCCCTCGCCGACCACCCGCGCATCGGGGACCGGCACCCCGGCGAGGGGGCGAGCGCGCAGGCCTCGCGGGGTGAGCAGGCATCGGTGGCCGGGGCGGGCGACGACGTCGCCGCGTCGATCGCGGAGGCCAACGCCGCGTACGAGGCTCGCTTCGGTCGCGTCTTCCTCGTGCGTGCCGCCGGCCGGACGCCGGAGGAGATCCTGGCGCAGGCGCGGCAGCGCCTGGCCAACGACGACGCAGCCGAGGTGGCCGAGGCCCTGGACCAGCTGCGGGAGATCGCCCTGCTCCGACTGACGTCCGCGATCGAGGAGGACCGGTGA
- a CDS encoding NCS2 family permease — translation MPTTAPPSSAAPRTGLAGTIDRYFLISERGSTIAREVRGGIVTFVAMSYIIVLNPIILGGTDATGAFLGGGDAASAQVRIAATTALIAGLLSIAMGAISKMPIAMAAGLGLNAVVAYGIALMPEMTWADAMGIVLLEGVLILALVLTGVRQAVFNAVPAELKVSISVGIGLFIAFIGVVNAGFVRTGAGTPVELGIEGSIASWPLVVFVVGLVTSIVLWIRRTRGALLISIVATTVLAFLIETFGHVQGDGDDATGWASNVPVWPGSPVATPDFSLLGQVSVFGSFEKLTFITVVLLVFTLLLADFFDTMGTMVAIGGAAGLLDEKGNPPRTKQILVVDSFGAIVGGAGSVSSNTAYIESSAGVADGARTGLASVVTGVAFLLSTFLSPLVLMVPAEAAAPALVVVGFLMMTQITGIDWKNLEVAIPAFLVIALMPFTYSITVGLGAGFVMFVLIKVLLGKGRQVHPLMWVAAVMFVAYFARGPIQALVG, via the coding sequence ATGCCCACCACCGCGCCACCCTCGTCAGCCGCGCCCCGCACCGGCCTCGCCGGGACGATCGACCGCTACTTCCTGATCTCCGAGCGGGGCTCGACCATCGCTCGCGAGGTCCGCGGCGGCATCGTGACCTTCGTCGCGATGAGCTACATCATCGTGCTGAACCCGATCATCCTCGGGGGGACCGATGCGACCGGCGCCTTCCTCGGCGGCGGGGACGCGGCGTCGGCACAGGTGCGCATCGCCGCGACCACCGCGCTGATCGCCGGGCTGCTCTCCATCGCGATGGGGGCGATCTCGAAGATGCCGATCGCGATGGCCGCGGGACTCGGGCTGAACGCCGTCGTGGCCTACGGGATCGCGCTGATGCCCGAGATGACCTGGGCCGACGCCATGGGCATCGTGCTGCTCGAGGGCGTGCTCATCCTCGCGCTCGTGCTGACCGGGGTGCGGCAGGCGGTCTTCAACGCGGTCCCGGCGGAGCTGAAGGTCTCCATCAGCGTCGGCATCGGGCTGTTCATCGCATTCATCGGCGTCGTCAACGCCGGCTTCGTCCGCACGGGGGCCGGCACGCCGGTGGAGCTCGGCATCGAGGGGTCGATCGCCAGCTGGCCGCTCGTGGTCTTCGTCGTCGGGCTCGTGACCTCGATCGTGCTGTGGATCCGGCGCACGCGCGGCGCGCTGCTCATCTCGATCGTGGCGACGACGGTGCTCGCCTTCCTCATCGAGACCTTCGGGCACGTCCAGGGCGACGGCGACGACGCGACCGGCTGGGCGAGCAACGTTCCGGTCTGGCCCGGCTCGCCCGTCGCGACGCCGGACTTCTCCCTGCTCGGGCAGGTCTCGGTCTTCGGGTCGTTCGAGAAGCTCACGTTCATCACCGTGGTGCTGCTCGTCTTCACGCTGCTGCTGGCCGACTTCTTCGACACGATGGGCACGATGGTCGCGATCGGCGGCGCCGCCGGCCTGCTCGACGAGAAGGGCAACCCGCCACGCACCAAGCAGATCCTCGTGGTCGACTCGTTCGGCGCGATCGTCGGGGGTGCCGGGTCGGTCAGCTCGAACACCGCCTACATCGAGTCCTCGGCCGGGGTGGCCGACGGCGCCCGCACCGGGCTCGCCTCGGTCGTGACCGGTGTCGCGTTCCTGCTCTCGACGTTCCTGTCCCCGCTCGTGCTGATGGTGCCCGCGGAGGCCGCGGCGCCCGCGCTCGTGGTGGTCGGGTTCCTGATGATGACCCAGATCACCGGGATCGACTGGAAGAACCTCGAGGTCGCGATCCCGGCGTTCCTGGTGATCGCGCTCATGCCGTTCACCTACTCGATCACCGTGGGTCTCGGTGCCGGGTTCGTGATGTTCGTGCTGATCAAGGTGCTGCTCGGCAAGGGCCGCCAGGTGCACCCGCTGATGTGGGTGGCCGCGGTGATGTTCGTGGCGTACTTCGCGCGCGGACCGATCCAGGCGCTGGTGGGCTGA
- a CDS encoding FAD-dependent monooxygenase, whose translation MRIIIVGAGVGGASAAIALQRLGHDVVVYDRMRENRPVGAALSLWSNGVKVLNWLGLGAEVAALGGRMDTMAYAAGSDGETWCDFSLAPVTAATGQRPYPVARADLQALLMDRVGPAHLHLGREVVAVADDGERVTVTFADGSVDSGDLLLGADGARSLVREHVTAGGVRPERVSSGYTNVNGLVTADPAIAPLTRWTTWVGEGKRCAVMPVAGERFYFWFDVPQARGSVVRSDPTRLR comes from the coding sequence ATGAGGATCATCATCGTGGGAGCCGGCGTCGGCGGGGCGAGCGCGGCGATCGCGCTGCAGCGCCTGGGGCACGACGTCGTGGTGTACGACCGGATGCGCGAGAACCGGCCCGTCGGGGCGGCGCTCTCGCTGTGGTCCAACGGCGTCAAGGTGCTGAACTGGCTCGGGCTCGGCGCGGAGGTCGCGGCGCTCGGCGGGCGCATGGACACGATGGCGTACGCGGCCGGGTCCGACGGCGAGACCTGGTGCGACTTCTCGCTCGCGCCGGTCACGGCCGCGACCGGGCAGCGCCCCTACCCCGTGGCGCGCGCGGACCTGCAGGCGCTGCTCATGGACAGGGTCGGGCCTGCGCACCTGCACCTGGGGCGCGAGGTGGTCGCCGTCGCGGACGACGGCGAGCGCGTCACCGTGACGTTCGCGGACGGATCGGTGGACTCGGGCGATCTCCTGCTCGGTGCCGACGGCGCGCGCTCGCTCGTGCGCGAGCACGTCACAGCGGGCGGGGTGCGGCCCGAGCGGGTGTCGAGCGGGTACACGAACGTCAACGGTCTCGTGACGGCTGATCCGGCGATCGCGCCGCTGACGCGGTGGACGACCTGGGTGGGCGAGGGGAAGCGCTGCGCCGTCATGCCCGTGGCCGGTGAGCGGTTCTACTTCTGGTTCGACGTGCCGCAGGCCCGGGGCTCGGTGGTGCGGAGCGACCCGACCCGGCTGCGGTGA
- the allB gene encoding allantoinase AllB, with translation MRTHLGGAERPATIRIEAGVITAVEDFDARADVVLGPDQVLLPGLVDSHVHLNDPGRTDWEGFTTGTAAAAAGGVTTVVDMPLNSLPVTTTPEALAAKRAAAVGNLAVDLACWGGAVPENLGRLRALHEAGVTGFKCFLAPSGIDEFGHLDAAQLEAALAEIAAFDGVLVVHAEDPVHLHPPGPLGPRYADFLASRPAASEAVAVAAVIEAARRTGARAHVVHLSDGASLDAVRTAKAQGVRLTVETCPHYLTLQAEDVPDAAPAYKCCPPVRDRANQDLLWEGVADGTIDAVVSDHSPSTHALKEQGDGDLGLAWGGISGLQTGLATVWTRARQRGLDLADVLPLLTTGPAGIAGLSRAGRLAVGAPAHLVAFEPDTAWTVDAARLEYRTKLSPWHGQELQGLVAATWVNGEQVWDAGAGLLTRAGRDLTEGPR, from the coding sequence ATGCGCACCCACCTCGGCGGCGCCGAGCGCCCCGCCACCATCCGCATCGAGGCCGGCGTCATCACCGCGGTCGAGGACTTCGACGCCCGCGCCGACGTCGTGCTCGGCCCCGACCAGGTGCTCCTGCCCGGCCTGGTCGACTCCCACGTGCACCTCAACGACCCCGGCCGCACCGACTGGGAGGGCTTCACCACCGGCACGGCGGCGGCCGCGGCGGGCGGCGTCACGACCGTCGTCGACATGCCGCTCAACAGCCTCCCCGTCACCACCACCCCCGAGGCGCTCGCGGCCAAGCGCGCGGCCGCCGTCGGCAACCTCGCCGTCGACCTCGCGTGCTGGGGCGGCGCCGTGCCGGAGAATCTCGGGCGCCTGCGCGCGCTGCACGAGGCCGGCGTCACCGGCTTCAAGTGCTTCCTCGCCCCCTCCGGGATCGACGAGTTCGGCCACCTCGACGCCGCGCAGCTCGAGGCGGCCCTGGCCGAGATCGCCGCGTTCGACGGCGTGCTCGTCGTCCACGCCGAGGACCCCGTCCACCTGCACCCGCCCGGGCCGCTGGGCCCGCGCTACGCCGACTTCCTCGCCTCGCGACCGGCCGCGAGCGAGGCCGTCGCCGTCGCCGCCGTGATCGAGGCGGCCCGCCGCACCGGCGCCCGCGCGCACGTCGTCCATCTCTCGGACGGTGCGAGCCTGGACGCCGTGCGCACCGCGAAGGCCCAGGGCGTGCGCCTCACGGTCGAGACCTGCCCGCACTACCTCACGCTGCAGGCCGAGGACGTGCCCGACGCCGCTCCCGCCTACAAGTGCTGCCCGCCCGTGCGCGATCGCGCGAACCAGGACCTCCTGTGGGAGGGCGTCGCCGACGGCACCATCGACGCCGTCGTCAGCGACCACTCACCCTCCACGCACGCGCTGAAGGAGCAGGGCGACGGCGACCTCGGCCTCGCGTGGGGCGGCATCTCGGGCCTTCAGACCGGTCTCGCCACGGTCTGGACCCGCGCCCGGCAGCGCGGCCTCGACCTCGCGGACGTCCTGCCCCTCCTCACGACCGGGCCGGCCGGGATCGCGGGCCTGTCCCGCGCGGGCCGCCTCGCCGTCGGCGCCCCCGCGCACCTCGTGGCATTCGAGCCGGATACGGCCTGGACGGTCGACGCCGCGCGGCTGGAGTACCGCACCAAGCTGAGCCCGTGGCACGGGCAGGAGCTGCAGGGTCTCGTGGCCGCGACCTGGGTCAACGGCGAGCAGGTGTGGGACGCCGGCGCCGGCCTCCTGACCCGGGCCGGCCGCGACCTGACGGAGGGACCGCGGTGA
- the uraH gene encoding hydroxyisourate hydrolase, whose protein sequence is MHVLDAATGRPASGVAVVLTDEGGAEIARGETDADGRAGLGPARLAAGTYELAFATGAYFAARGVAAFHPRVRVTFALADEADGSPRHHHVPLLLSPFSYTTYRGS, encoded by the coding sequence ATGCACGTGCTGGACGCCGCGACGGGGCGGCCGGCCTCCGGCGTCGCCGTCGTGCTGACCGACGAGGGCGGCGCGGAGATCGCGCGGGGCGAGACCGATGCCGACGGGCGTGCGGGGCTCGGTCCGGCGCGGCTCGCGGCGGGCACGTACGAGCTGGCGTTCGCGACCGGGGCGTACTTCGCCGCGCGCGGGGTCGCGGCGTTCCACCCGCGGGTGCGGGTGACGTTCGCGCTGGCCGACGAGGCCGACGGCTCGCCGCGGCACCACCACGTGCCGCTGCTGCTGAGCCCGTTCTCGTACACGACCTACCGGGGGAGCTGA